One Lampris incognitus isolate fLamInc1 chromosome 18, fLamInc1.hap2, whole genome shotgun sequence genomic region harbors:
- the pag1 gene encoding phosphoprotein associated with glycosphingolipid-enriched microdomains 1 produces MAPVLSGVWWGPEAGIVGSGAGAIDGVVSWLNSGQLVLVGTLSVLTALVLLSLLLLCASCQGQKKPANGHPVTDHENLMNGVSERETFSQSVDTPGSDLAISTSHNGPLTSGTVLTDTQDTSPQPSEELLSSQSELRSSKCHQDRELPSIPPNSSIIGDEAPASGDGTYEMVKEMAVTSRDVSLEDSLYETVKELKDPPAALGPLPNGTAHLSSADAAKVPAPTPVLLNGHLSPCTPERGPLCASVEYASVDLNKKSRYSADMEAKRRSDNAGGAARRQPEQLEDDLPPPVPEKVLDENDNQPVLVNGLAGAGLHNGELHSPLSPSPGLDNHILSDNESAVYSTVNKPSGGDGGDGNDEDKEHDYSSIAEIKGLVPASSSNDLYATVRDLYSHPDSPQSEGGGRAAESHDPGYESIRIPKTGSAEEGHRAELVAEEAEATKVEPDYESVAELGLNRETSRL; encoded by the exons ATGGCTCCGGTGCTGAGTGGCGTGTGGTGGGGACCGGAGGCGGGCATTGTGGGGTCTGGGGCAGGGGCCATTGATGGGGTGGTATCATGGCTGAACAGCGGGCAGCTGGTCCTGGTTGGGACTCTTAGTGTCCTCACCGCCCTCGTACTGCTGtcactgctgctgctgtgtgccaGCTGCCAAGG GCAGAAGAAACCAGCTAATGGACATCCAGTAACAGACCATGAAAACCTCATGAATGGG GTTTCAGAAAGAGAGACGTTCAGCCAGTCGGTGGACACTCCAGGCTCAGACCTGGCCATAAGCACCTCTCACAATGGTCCTCTTACTAGCGGTACAG TTCTGACGGACACACAGGACACCAGTCCCCAGCCGTCAGAGGAGCTTctctccagccaatcagagctcAGGTCCTCCAAGTGCCATCAGGACCGCGAGCTTCCCAGCATCCCCCCGAACAGCTCTATTATAGGGGATGAAGCCCCGGCCTCGGGGGATGGTACCTATGAG ATGGTGAAGGAGATGGCGGTGACGTCGCGTGACGTCAGCCTCGAAGATTCCCTGTACGAGACGGTCAAGGAGCTGAAGGACCCCCCCGCGGCGCTCGGACCCCTCCCCAACGGTACCGCCCACCTGAGCTCCGCTGACGCTGCCAAGGTGCCCGCCCCCACCCCCGTCCTCCTCAACGGCCACCTCAGCCCCTGCACCCCGGAGCGGGGCCCCCTGTGCGCCAGCGTGGAGTACGCCTCGGTCGACCTGAACAAAAAGAGCCGCTACAGTGCAGACATGGAGGCCAAGCGGCGCTCGGACAATGCTGGTGGGGCGGCCCGAAGACAGCCGGAGCAGCTGGAGGACGACTTGCCCCCGCCCGTACCTGAGAAGGTTCTGGATGAAAACGACAACCAGCCGGTGTTGGTTAATGGGTTAGCGGGGGCTGGTCTACACAACGGAGAG TTGCATtcccctctgtctccctcaccaGGGCTCGACAACCACATTCTGTCAGACAATGAG tcaGCGGTGTATTCCACCGTCAACAAACCAAGCGGCGGCGACGGCGGCGACGGGAATGATGAGGATAAAGAGCATGACTACAGCAGCATCGCTGAAATCAAAGGCCTGGTCCCTGCCTCCTCCTCCAACGACCTCTACGCCACTGTACGGGACCTCTACTCCCACCCCGACAGCCCCCAATCTGAGGGGGGAGGCCGGGCTGCGGAAAGCCACGACCCCGGCTATGAGAGCATTCGCATCCCAAAGACTGGTAGCGCGGAGGAGGGTCACAGGGCCGAGCTGGTGGCAGAGGAGGCAGAAGCCACGAAGGTGGAGCCTGACTATGAAAGTGTCGCAGAGTTGGGCCTTAACCGGGAAACTTCCCGTCTCTGA